From Camelina sativa cultivar DH55 chromosome 7, Cs, whole genome shotgun sequence, one genomic window encodes:
- the LOC104700445 gene encoding transcription repressor OFP2-like, with product MRNNKFRLSDMIPNAWFHKLKDMTKQSKPKTKPSSSSNKKKPSSDSLSHHSYLSNSLVANNPPHHNSPRSSLYTKRMSSKRKTLYKPSLNPLTPPLLVSAGFNKSNINGQDSSHCLLPALEISPESFVYSFYEEEGDDEFVDFSNFKIHSKNKAFTKHKVKESDSVKKACTASNPIKKLQMSHLSVKINRENEEDDEDHEYRVEKKHQRRVSSGRKSSAGINLKRVNSPRIQLSGMRRSTSKRSESSRQDVLESYAVMKRSVDPKKDFRDSMIEMIEENNIRASKDLEDLLACYLSLNPKEYHDLIIHVFEQIWLQLTKIK from the coding sequence atgaggaaTAACAAGTTCAGGCTTTCAGATATGATTCCAAATGCATGGTTTCATAAGCTCAAAGACATGACTAAACAGTCTAAACCCAAAACCaagccttcttcttcctcaaacaAGAAGAAACCTTCCTCAGATTCTCTTTCTCATCACTCTTATCTCTCCAACAGCTTAGTAGCTAATAATCCTCCTCACCATAACTCACCAAGAAGCTCTCTTTACACAAAAAGGATGAGTAGTAAAAGAAAGACACTTTACAAACCATCACTCAATCCTTTGACTCCTCCTCTTCTTGTATCCGCAGGTTTCAACAAGAGCAATATCAATGGTCAAGATTCATCTCACTGCTTGCTCCCAGCTCTTGAAATCTCCCCTGAGTCTTTCGTGTACAGTTTCTACGAAGAggaaggtgatgatgagttCGTTGACTTTTCAAACTTCAAAATTCACTCAAAGAACAAAGCCTTCACCAAGCACAAGGTCAAAGAGTCTGATTCTGTAAAGAAAGCTTGTACTGCAAGTAACCCGATCAAGAAACTACAGATGAGCCATCTCTCCGTGAAGATTAACAGagagaacgaagaagatgatgaagatcatGAGTATAGAGTCGAGAAGAAACACCAAAGGCGAGTGTCTAGTGGAAGAAAATCCTCAGCAGGGATAAACCTCAAAAGAGTAAATTCACCTAGAATACAACTCTCGGGTATGCGTAGAAGCACGTCAAAAAGATCAGAGAGCAGCAGACAAGATGTTCTTGAGAGCTATGCTGTGATGAAGCGGTCCGTTGATCCAAAGAAAGATTTCAGGGATTCAATGATTGAGATGATAGAAGAAAACAACATCAGAGCTTCAAAAGACTTGGAGGATCTTCTTGCTTGTTACCTTTCTTTGAATCCTAAGGAGTATCATGATCTTATCATCCATGTTTTCGAACAAATCTGGCTTCAACTTACAAAAATCAAATAG
- the LOC104700446 gene encoding transcription repressor OFP17 gives MRVKATLINFKSKLSKSCNRFVSLFRFRVKRPVFIRPLRSRHSNVKPRRQHHPKKPICSCLCFLSTSKNQKMSNTKARSSTFSVNDEDFSKYMQSPLTPATAKKLFTSPITTPAYAARTRRSLNSRDAFEDNAVEDACRTFENYLIHLIVEEGKIDDLMDIEELLYCWKNLKSPVFIELVSRFYGELCRDLFSGE, from the exons ATGAGAGTGAAAGCAACTTTGATTAACTTCAAATCAAAGCTTTCCAAATCATGCAACAGATTTGTCTCACTCTTCCGCTTCAGAGTTAAAAGACCTGTCTTTATTAGACCTCTTCGTTCCCGTCATAGCAATGTCAAACCTAGACGTCAACATCATCCCAAGAAGCCAATCTGTTCTTGTCTTTGTTTTCTCAGCACAAGCAAGAACCAGAAGATGAGCAACACCAAAGCCAGAAGTTCCACTT TTAGTGTGAACGATGAGGATTTCTCAAAGTATATGCAGTCGCCTCTTACACCAGCAACAGCCAAGAAGCTGTTCACTTCACCCATCACGACGCCTGCTTACGCTGCACGGACCAGGAGATCGCTTAACTCAAGAGACGCATTCGAAGACAATGCTGTGGAAGATGCTTGCAGAACATTTGAAAACTATCTGATCCATCTGATTGTTGAAGAAGGGAAGATAGATGACTTAATGGACATAGAGGAGCTTCTCTATTGTTGGAAGAATCTTAAGAGTCCTGTCTTCATTGAACTTGTGTCCAGATTCTATGGAGAGCTCTGCAGAGACCTGTTTTCAGGTGAATGA
- the LOC104700447 gene encoding ferrochelatase-2, chloroplastic yields MNCPAMSAAPSPSSCSSSSSCSSYSSFRPLPPLLPQLSNNDSQRSLHYSNLASLSNRLLGKHSLPLRALVSSTPLNISASSVISDDAISPSSVLSGDPKIGVLLLNLGGPETLDDVQPFLFNLFADPDIIRLPPLFQFLQKPLAQFISVARAPKSKEGYASIGGGSPLRHITDAQAEELRKCLVEKNVPAKVYVGMRYWHPFTEEAIEQIKTDGITKLVVLPLYPQFSISTSGSSLRLLERIFREDEYLVNMQHTVIPSWYQREGYIKAMANLIQGELEKFGSPSQVVIFFSAHGVPLAYVEEAGDPYKAEMEECVDLIMEELDKRKITNSYTLAYQSRVGPVEWLKPYTEEAITDLGKKGVENLLAVPISFVSEHIETLEEIDVEYKELALKSGIKNWGRVPALGTEPMFISDLADAVVESLPYVGAMAVSNLEARQSLVPLGSVEELLATYDSQRRELPAPVTMWEWGWTKSAETWNGRAAMLAVLALLVLEVTTGKGFLHQWGILPSL; encoded by the exons ATGAATTGCCCAGCCATGAGTGCAGcaccatctccttcttcttgctcttcttcttcttcctgttccTCCTACTCTTCGTTTCGTCCTCTTCCTCC ACTCTTGCCACAATTGAGTAACAACGATTCACAGAGATCTCTGCACTACTCTAATCTAGCATCCCTTTCGAACCGTCTACTTGGAAAGCATTCATTGCCTTTGAGAGCATTGGTGTCTTCTACTCCTTTAAACATCTCGGCTTCCTCTGTTATCAGTGATGATGCTATTTCGCCTTCCTCTGTTCTCAGTGGTGATCCCAAAATTGGAGTCTTGTTGTTGAACCTTGGTGGCCCTGAGACTTTAGATGATGTTCAACCTTTCTTGTTTAACCTCTTTGCCGACCCG GATATTATACGGTTGCCGCCGCTCTTCCAGTTTCTTCAGAAGCCGTTAGCTCAGTTTATATCAGTAGCAAGGGCTCCCAAAAGCAAGGAAGGTTATGCATCTATTGGTGGTGGTTCTCCTCTTCGCCACATTACTGATGCACAG GCTGAAGAATTAAGAAAGTGCCTTGTGGAGAAAAATGTCCCAGCAAAGGTATATGTTGGTATGCGGTATTGGCATCCATTCACTGAAGAAGCCATTGAACAG ATAAAAACAGATGGAATTACAAAACTAGTTGTTCTACCACTTTATCCACAATTTTCGATATCGACTAGTGGTTCAAGCCTAAGACTCTTGGAGAGAATATTTCG TGAGGACGAGTATCTTGTGAACATGCAGCATACTGTTATACCCTCATGGTATCAGCGAGAAGGATATATAAAGGCAATGGCAAATCTAATCCAAGGCGAGTTGGAAAAATTTGGTTCCCCTAGTCAG GTTGTAATATTTTTCAGTGCACATGGAGTGCCTCTTGCATATGTTGAAGAAGCTGGTGATCCTTACAAGGCAGAGATGGAAGAATGCGTTGATCTGATTATGGAGGAGTTAGACAAGAGAAAGATAACTAATTCTTACACTCTTGCTTATCAG AGCAGAGTTGGACCAGTAGAATGGCTTAAGCCATACACTGAAGAAGCCATAACTGATCTTGGTAAAAAAGGTGTTGAGAATCTTCTGGCCGTACCCATAAG CTTTGTGAGCGAGCACATTGAAACTCTGGAGGAGATAGATGTTGAGTATAAAGAGTTAGCTTTGAAGTCTGGTATCAAAAACTGGGGGAGAGTACCTGCGTTAGGAACAGAACCCATGTTTATATCTGACTTGGCAGATGCTGTTGTGGAAAGTCTTCCATATGTTGGAGCTATGGCAGTCTCAAATCTTGAAGCTCGAcag TCGTTAGTTCCACTCGGGAGTGTAGAAGAACTATTAGCAACGTATGATTCACAGAGGAGGGAGTTACCAGCACCAGTGACAATGTGGGAATGGGGATGGACAAAAAGTGCAGAAACATGGAACGGAAGAGCAGCGATGTTAGCGGTGCTAGCGCTCTTGGTGCTTGAAGTCACCACCGGAAAAGGGTTTCTGCATCAATGGGGCATCTTGCcatcattataa
- the LOC104700448 gene encoding uncharacterized protein LOC104700448, which translates to MENVAVKTLTHSSNLSEIMSKFAKVCKFRSIGVFSDQKSNSNDLCEVEILVDDDKAKETEVCDIISHKPSRKIQTFRWDDDEISKLFDIVSALKLAYVEFQQAHLPYDPDKVIKADNLVVSQLEALRRIKRLYLKRKQLDAKKAEIAASCLDRLRDEIEVNEKHLEKLKAQVKTKESEIHSLKEKLECLVAENRSLQDRFVSVSSFEFTFRAASKSVHDFAKPMITLMKATDWNMDKAVEAIVGNVMFAKKSDKKYAFESYIVQRMFHGIKLNPCDATELMSFDDPLDVLTAFPDSAFSRFCGQKYLLVVHPSMEASFFGNLDMRGLVLLGKHPRTMFYQIFARMAKWVWILGSFAASLDLKAKIFVVRRGTRFSGVYMESVVVGDDKEEGQDDLSVEFITMPGFKIGDSVFKSQVYLSKTKG; encoded by the coding sequence ATGGAGAATGTCGCCGTTAAAACATTGACTCACTCCTCGAATCTATCAGAGATCATGTCCAAATTCGCTAAAGTCTGCAAATTTAGATCCATTGGTGTGTTCTCTGACCAGAAATCGAATTCAAACGACCTCTGTGAAGTAGAGATCTTGGTAGATGATGATAAAGCCAAGGAAACTGAGGTTTGTGATATCATCAGCCACAAACCCTCgagaaagattcaaacttttcgttgggatgatgatgagatttCGAAGCTGTTCGACATTGTTTCAGCCCTTAAGCTTGCCTACGTTGAGTTTCAACAAGCTCATTTGCCTTATGATCCTGACAAGGTCATTAAAGCAGATAACCTCGTCGTGTCTCAGCTCGAGGCTTTACGCAGAATCAAGCGTCTCTACCTTAAAAGGAAACAGCTTGACGCAAAGAAGGCAGAGATTGCTGCTTCTTGTTTAGATCGTTTGAGAGATGAAATCGAAGTGAATGAGAAGCATTTGGAGAAACTTAAGGCGCAAGTGAAAACTAAAGAGAGTGAGATTCACTCTTTGAAGGAGAAGCTAGAATGTTTGGTTGCAGAGAATAGGAGTCTCCAGGATAGgtttgttagtgtttcttcGTTTGAATTCACGTTTAGAGCTGCTTCTAAGTCGGTTCACGACTTTGCTAAGCCAATGATCACTCTGATGAAAGCTACAGATTGGAATATGGATAAAGCAGTGGAAGCTATTGTTGGAAATGTAATGTTTGCTAAAAAGTCAGATAAGAAGTATGCTTTTGAGTCATACATTGTTCAGAGAATGTTTCACGGCATAAAGCTTAACCCGTGTGATGCGACAGAACTAATGAGTTTTGATGATCCATTGGATGTGTTAACAGCGTTTCCAGACTCAGCGTTTTCAAGATTCTGTGGTCAGAAGTATCTTTTAGTTGTTCATCCGTCCATGGAGGCTTCTTTCTTTGGGAATTTAGATATGAGGGGACTAGTTTTGCTCGGTAAGCATCCAAGAACAATGTTTTATCAAATCTTTGCAAGAATGGCAAAGTGGGTATGGATTCTTGGATCATTTGCAGCTTCCTTGGATCTTAAAGCAAAGATCTTTGTGGTCAGAAGAGGAACCAGATTCTCAGGTGTATACATGGAATCTGTTGTTGTGGGTGATGACAAAGAAGAAGGACAAGACGATTTAAGCGTTGAGTTCATCACAATGCCAGGGTTTAAAATTGGAGATTCAGTGTTTAAGTCTCAGGTTTATCTTTCTAAGACAAAAGGGTAA